The following proteins are co-located in the Streptomyces sp. DT2A-34 genome:
- a CDS encoding phage/plasmid primase, P4 family, whose protein sequence is MTFDDDYWTKQRARLDVSDEVRHVHFAKFVADHCADRLKHVENVGWYRWNGVVWEATGNDGAAMQAITDAVAVLAQRIVDAPGDTSWASAAMSKMLVNFQRRAIVAEMSVLREFRVNVDEIDAARHLLSFRNGTVDLRTGEMREHNPADMLTQCARVAYRPEASAPRWLQFVDEVFPGDSELQRYYQTFLGYAITGEVREHALGVWYGAHGRNGKGTTVRTMQAVFGHDIVREVEFSIFENVRGQAPHTEHIAGMRGARMVVAQEGNQGTPMNTALLKNLSGGDRVSTRHLMGRTFSYEPTFTIVLATNHLPEFSSGGAALWARTKAILFGQSFADRRDPELEPTIQGPEAEGVAAWIVAGAVRYYAEGLHDPLSVIAATEHHKDSVDPLKDLVGELFDYDENGSVQRSTFNRELKEWRETNGDKSAKYSPSSVKRHLIDSGKVEEYRNKTEGWKYRGIRLMSDPQGSAPGIFDRADSA, encoded by the coding sequence ATGACTTTCGATGACGACTACTGGACCAAGCAGCGTGCCCGACTGGACGTCAGCGACGAAGTAAGGCACGTGCACTTCGCCAAGTTCGTTGCCGACCATTGCGCCGACCGACTGAAGCACGTGGAAAACGTCGGCTGGTACCGCTGGAATGGTGTTGTCTGGGAAGCGACCGGCAACGATGGCGCCGCAATGCAGGCCATTACAGACGCGGTTGCTGTACTGGCTCAGCGCATAGTCGATGCTCCGGGCGACACTTCGTGGGCCTCCGCTGCCATGTCCAAGATGCTAGTCAACTTCCAACGGCGCGCGATCGTCGCTGAAATGAGCGTGCTGCGCGAGTTCCGTGTGAACGTGGATGAAATCGACGCAGCCCGCCATCTGCTGAGCTTCCGCAACGGCACGGTAGACCTGCGCACGGGCGAAATGCGCGAGCACAATCCAGCGGACATGCTGACCCAGTGCGCCCGAGTGGCGTATCGCCCGGAGGCTTCCGCACCTCGCTGGCTGCAATTCGTTGACGAAGTCTTCCCGGGCGACAGCGAACTACAGCGGTACTACCAAACGTTCCTCGGCTACGCGATTACCGGCGAAGTGCGCGAGCACGCCCTAGGGGTTTGGTACGGCGCACATGGGCGCAATGGCAAGGGCACCACGGTGCGCACCATGCAAGCCGTATTCGGCCATGACATCGTGCGGGAAGTCGAGTTCAGCATCTTCGAGAATGTGCGCGGGCAGGCACCTCACACTGAGCACATCGCCGGAATGAGAGGCGCCCGAATGGTTGTCGCGCAGGAAGGTAACCAGGGCACCCCGATGAACACGGCGCTACTCAAGAACCTCAGCGGAGGAGACCGAGTCAGCACGCGCCATCTGATGGGCCGTACGTTCTCGTATGAGCCGACATTCACCATCGTGCTGGCCACTAACCATCTGCCTGAGTTCTCGTCCGGCGGAGCAGCGCTGTGGGCCCGTACGAAGGCAATTCTGTTCGGACAGAGCTTCGCTGATCGGCGCGACCCGGAGCTAGAACCCACCATTCAGGGGCCGGAGGCTGAGGGCGTGGCAGCGTGGATCGTGGCTGGCGCCGTCCGGTACTACGCCGAAGGGCTACACGACCCGCTGAGCGTCATTGCTGCGACCGAACACCACAAGGACTCTGTAGACCCGCTGAAGGACCTTGTGGGCGAACTCTTCGACTATGACGAGAACGGCTCTGTCCAGCGCTCCACGTTCAACCGTGAGTTGAAGGAATGGCGCGAGACGAACGGCGACAAGTCGGCGAAGTACAGCCCGAGTAGCGTGAAGCGGCATCTAATCGACAGCGGGAAGGTCGAGGAGTACCGGAACAAAACCGAGGGCTGGAAGTACCGGGGGATTCGCCTGATGAGTGACCCCCAGGGTTCCGCCCCGGGCATCTTCGACCGCGCAGATTCCGCCTGA
- a CDS encoding transfer protein spdA has translation MTVANLARYAALLAAMFISFSTQQQLAVSHGVPEWPSYAVPVAIDLFLVWAVRSRRDIALAVSVAVSANVAGVLSSESLHAVGTWVSAALHAVFPLTVWRMHRPAKPRTPAEAPEGEPLAIPLPEPALALPVPAESLPDSWPDDDLWADFEAVSETATPPKPDEVRAVIAELKSTHGRATGQMLADHYGVSPRTGRRYLTLAG, from the coding sequence ATGACCGTTGCCAACCTCGCCCGCTATGCCGCCTTGCTCGCTGCCATGTTCATCAGCTTCAGCACGCAGCAGCAGCTAGCCGTTTCGCACGGAGTGCCTGAGTGGCCGTCATACGCCGTGCCCGTGGCCATCGACCTGTTCCTAGTCTGGGCTGTCCGGTCACGCCGTGACATTGCGCTGGCCGTGTCCGTAGCCGTGTCCGCGAACGTGGCTGGTGTCCTTTCCAGCGAAAGCCTGCACGCCGTAGGCACTTGGGTGTCCGCAGCGCTGCACGCCGTATTCCCACTGACCGTCTGGCGAATGCACCGACCAGCGAAGCCGCGTACGCCCGCTGAGGCCCCTGAAGGCGAGCCGCTGGCCATTCCCTTGCCCGAGCCCGCGCTAGCGCTTCCTGTGCCCGCCGAGAGCCTGCCGGACAGCTGGCCGGACGATGACCTGTGGGCGGACTTTGAAGCGGTCAGCGAGACGGCCACCCCGCCGAAGCCTGATGAAGTCCGGGCGGTCATCGCTGAGTTGAAGTCCACGCATGGCCGTGCAACCGGTCAGATGCTGGCCGACCACTACGGCGTGAGTCCGCGTACTGGCCGCCGCTATTTGACGCTGGCCGGTTGA
- a CDS encoding ribbon-helix-helix protein, CopG family, translating into MTIRRIRVRLWESEFETLARLAEESGRTFNDVMRDALRQHAEEYDSDESA; encoded by the coding sequence GTGACCATCCGCCGTATCCGAGTCCGACTCTGGGAATCCGAGTTCGAGACCCTTGCCCGCCTCGCCGAGGAATCCGGCCGGACCTTCAATGACGTAATGCGCGATGCGCTCCGCCAGCACGCTGAGGAGTACGACAGCGACGAGAGCGCCTAG
- a CDS encoding helix-turn-helix transcriptional regulator yields MRDNFADLARRALRDSGYSMKAAARAMNYDVAYLSRVFNGKQKPSAKLASSLDSLVGADGALAATVLDDDDSERVKRSAANPSRLDAGTVDALAGVLAAYRRLDDTAQPRSVIPATTAQMNEVLRLLKGARGPQRDRLAEVASEYVQFGGWLLAQDRQDTEAVRLLNEAVELADEIGNGTLAAQALNFRGYLARQQARPDGVARWYAAAAFTPGAHPAQRLGDMLQAAAGMAELGAHDDALRMVENAERLTDKAAAIPPPETAYWLTPEFNRLNMGLANLGLGRHADAADHITAGLAGLPAELRDAPWTWEHRDALKRAQAAR; encoded by the coding sequence ATGCGTGACAACTTTGCTGATCTTGCCCGCCGGGCGCTACGGGACAGCGGATATTCGATGAAGGCTGCCGCTCGCGCCATGAATTACGACGTGGCCTACCTATCCCGAGTGTTCAACGGAAAACAGAAGCCGTCGGCAAAATTGGCATCCTCGCTGGATTCCCTTGTAGGGGCAGACGGCGCGCTTGCTGCAACAGTGCTTGATGACGACGACAGCGAGCGCGTGAAGCGAAGTGCCGCGAATCCGTCGCGTTTGGACGCCGGGACCGTTGACGCGCTGGCTGGTGTGCTCGCCGCCTACCGCCGACTCGATGACACGGCGCAGCCTCGCAGCGTTATTCCAGCGACGACAGCGCAAATGAACGAAGTACTCCGGCTACTGAAAGGCGCCAGGGGACCGCAGCGTGACAGGCTCGCGGAAGTTGCATCGGAATACGTTCAGTTCGGCGGATGGCTGTTGGCGCAGGATCGGCAAGACACCGAAGCCGTGCGACTGCTGAACGAAGCTGTGGAGTTGGCCGACGAAATCGGGAATGGCACGCTGGCAGCGCAAGCACTGAACTTCCGGGGATACCTCGCGCGACAGCAGGCAAGGCCGGACGGAGTAGCACGCTGGTACGCGGCAGCAGCATTCACGCCAGGGGCTCATCCCGCGCAACGACTCGGCGACATGTTGCAGGCTGCCGCAGGCATGGCCGAACTGGGGGCGCATGACGATGCGCTGCGCATGGTTGAAAACGCGGAGCGACTGACCGACAAAGCGGCGGCGATTCCTCCCCCGGAAACGGCGTACTGGCTTACGCCTGAGTTCAACCGGCTGAATATGGGTCTCGCGAACCTTGGACTCGGACGGCATGCGGATGCCGCCGACCACATCACGGCGGGACTTGCCGGGCTTCCTGCGGAGCTACGTGACGCTCCTTGGACATGGGAACACCGTGACGCGCTGAAACGGGCACAGGCGGCACGTTGA
- a CDS encoding ArsA-related P-loop ATPase — MSRLQVVSGKGGTGKTTVAAALALALATEGKRTLLVEVEGRQGIAQLFETEALPYEERKIAVAPGGGEVYALAIDPELALLDYLQMFYKMGGAGRALKKLGAIDFATTIAPGLRDVLLTGKACEAVRRKEKSGRFVYDYVVMDAPPTGRITRFLNVNDEVAGLAKIGPIHNQAQAVMRVLKSAETAVHLVTLLEEMPVQETADGIAELRAARLPVGRIIVNMVRPEVLDATDLELVRSVPRAAMAKSLSSAGLGGARRGGNAERLVDPLLAQAGEYAERHALEHEQRAVLEELGLPVHELPLLAEGMDLAGLYELAGELREQGLS; from the coding sequence GTGAGCAGGCTCCAGGTCGTCAGCGGCAAGGGCGGGACCGGAAAGACCACGGTCGCCGCCGCGCTCGCGCTCGCCCTCGCCACCGAGGGGAAGCGGACGCTTCTCGTCGAGGTGGAGGGCAGGCAGGGCATCGCGCAGCTCTTCGAGACAGAGGCGCTGCCATATGAGGAGCGGAAGATCGCCGTCGCTCCAGGGGGCGGGGAGGTGTACGCCCTCGCCATCGACCCCGAACTGGCCCTTCTGGACTACCTCCAGATGTTCTACAAGATGGGCGGCGCCGGCCGGGCCCTGAAGAAGCTCGGCGCCATCGACTTCGCCACCACCATCGCGCCGGGGCTGAGGGACGTCCTTCTGACCGGCAAGGCGTGTGAGGCGGTGCGGCGCAAGGAGAAGAGCGGGCGGTTCGTCTACGACTACGTGGTCATGGACGCGCCCCCCACCGGGCGCATCACTCGCTTCCTCAACGTCAATGACGAGGTCGCCGGGCTCGCGAAGATCGGGCCGATACACAATCAGGCGCAGGCCGTGATGCGGGTGCTGAAGTCGGCGGAGACGGCCGTGCACCTGGTGACGTTGCTGGAGGAGATGCCCGTCCAGGAGACCGCGGACGGGATCGCCGAGCTGCGGGCGGCGCGGCTGCCGGTGGGGCGGATCATCGTGAACATGGTGCGGCCCGAGGTGTTGGACGCGACCGACCTGGAACTCGTACGCAGTGTGCCGCGCGCCGCCATGGCCAAGTCGCTGTCCTCGGCCGGGCTGGGCGGGGCGCGGCGCGGCGGGAACGCCGAGCGACTGGTGGACCCGCTGCTGGCGCAGGCCGGCGAGTACGCCGAGCGGCACGCGCTGGAGCACGAGCAGCGGGCGGTCCTGGAGGAGTTGGGGCTGCCGGTGCACGAACTGCCCCTGCTGGCCGAGGGCATGGATCTGGCGGGCCTGTACGAACTCGCGGGTGAGCTTCGGGAACAGGGCCTGTCATGA
- a CDS encoding ArsA family ATPase has protein sequence MSPEPAHAHDAARRPHHPAHLSPARVLDLDPLLDDPKTRIVVCCGSGGVGKTTTAAALGLRAAERGRKVVVLTIDPARRLAQSMGIDSLDNTPRRVKGVEGDGELHAMMLDMKRTFDEIVEAHADPERASAILGNPFYQSLSAGFAGTQEYMAMEKLGQLRARDEWDLIVVDTPPSRSALDFLDAPKRLGSFLDGKLIRVLLAPAKVGGRAGMKFLNVGMSMMTGALGKLLGGQLLKDVQTFVAAMDSMFGGFRTRADATYKLLQAPGTAFLVVAAPERDALREAAYFVERLAAEDMPLAGLVLNRVHGSGADRLSAERALAAAENLEEPRIVDQEGGKAGLRNSPDTYDSSESAASEAPAPDEGSPAVTDMERTAATDEPQAATPHLERSVDQLTAGLLRLHAERMQLLSREQRTRDRFTALHPEVAVAEVAALPGDVHDLAGLRDIGHRLAANRPELPDPAVGA, from the coding sequence ATGAGTCCGGAACCCGCCCACGCGCACGACGCCGCCCGCCGGCCGCACCACCCCGCTCACCTCTCCCCCGCGCGCGTGCTCGACCTCGACCCGCTGCTCGACGACCCGAAGACCCGCATCGTGGTGTGCTGCGGCTCGGGCGGCGTCGGCAAGACCACGACCGCGGCGGCGCTGGGGCTGCGGGCCGCCGAGCGGGGGCGGAAAGTGGTCGTGCTGACCATCGACCCGGCCCGCCGGCTCGCCCAGTCCATGGGCATCGACTCGCTGGACAACACCCCGCGCCGGGTGAAGGGCGTCGAGGGCGACGGCGAGCTGCACGCGATGATGCTCGACATGAAGCGCACCTTCGACGAGATCGTCGAGGCGCACGCGGACCCGGAGCGGGCGTCCGCGATCCTGGGCAACCCCTTCTACCAGTCGCTCTCGGCGGGCTTCGCGGGCACGCAGGAGTACATGGCGATGGAGAAGCTGGGCCAGCTGCGGGCCAGGGACGAGTGGGACCTCATCGTCGTCGACACGCCGCCGTCCCGCTCGGCGCTGGACTTCCTGGACGCGCCCAAGCGGCTCGGCTCGTTCCTGGACGGCAAGCTGATCCGCGTGCTGCTGGCCCCGGCGAAGGTCGGCGGGCGCGCGGGGATGAAGTTCCTGAACGTCGGCATGTCGATGATGACGGGGGCGCTGGGCAAGCTGCTGGGCGGGCAGCTGCTGAAGGACGTCCAGACGTTCGTGGCCGCGATGGACTCGATGTTCGGGGGCTTTCGTACGCGCGCGGACGCGACGTACAAGCTGCTTCAGGCACCCGGGACGGCGTTCCTCGTCGTGGCGGCCCCGGAGCGGGACGCGCTGCGTGAGGCCGCGTACTTCGTGGAGCGGCTGGCCGCCGAGGACATGCCGCTCGCCGGTCTGGTGCTCAACCGGGTCCACGGCAGCGGCGCCGACCGGCTGTCCGCCGAGCGGGCGCTCGCCGCCGCGGAAAATCTTGAAGAGCCCCGCATTGTGGATCAGGAGGGCGGGAAAGCTGGACTTCGTAACTCCCCCGACACGTACGACAGTTCAGAATCGGCCGCTTCCGAGGCACCGGCTCCTGACGAAGGCTCCCCCGCCGTCACGGACATGGAGCGAACCGCGGCCACGGACGAGCCACAGGCCGCCACCCCGCATCTGGAGCGGTCCGTCGACCAGCTCACGGCAGGCCTGTTGAGGCTGCACGCCGAGCGGATGCAACTGCTCTCACGCGAGCAGCGCACGCGTGACCGCTTCACCGCGCTCCACCCCGAGGTGGCGGTGGCCGAAGTGGCCGCGCTGCCCGGCGATGTGCATGACCTCGCCGGCCTGCGGGACATCGGACACCGGCTCGCGGCCAATCGGCCGGAGCTGCCTGATCCCGCGGTCGGCGCCTGA
- the wblA gene encoding transcriptional regulator WblA encodes MGWVVDWSAQAACRTTDPDELFVQGAAQNRAKAVCTGCPVRTECLADALDNRVEFGVWGGMTERERRALLRRRPTVTSWRRLLETARTEYERGAGILPLDDDEVYENYAAVS; translated from the coding sequence ATGGGCTGGGTAGTCGACTGGAGTGCGCAGGCGGCCTGCCGCACTACCGATCCGGATGAACTGTTCGTTCAGGGAGCAGCGCAGAACAGGGCCAAGGCGGTGTGCACCGGATGCCCGGTGCGCACGGAGTGCCTGGCGGACGCGCTGGACAATCGCGTCGAGTTCGGCGTGTGGGGAGGCATGACGGAGCGGGAGCGCCGCGCACTGCTGCGCAGGCGACCAACGGTGACCTCCTGGCGCCGACTGCTGGAGACGGCGCGCACGGAGTACGAGCGAGGGGCAGGCATCCTGCCGCTCGACGACGACGAGGTGTACGAGAACTACGCGGCGGTGAGCTGA
- a CDS encoding transglycosylase domain-containing protein, giving the protein MPKKRSGGGLSPTQQAAKFLGVSVLAGAVLAGIALPAVGALGLAAKGSVESFDELPANLKTPPLSQRTTILDAKGGTIATVYSRDRTVVDLKDISPYMQKAIVAIEDARFYQHGAVDLKGVLRALNRNAQSGGVSEGASTLTQQYVKNVFVEEAGDDATKVAQATQQTIGRKIKELKYAIQVEEELGKKKILENYLNITFFGQQAYGVEAAAQRYFSKSAKDLKLQEAALLAGIVQSPSRYDPVNDEAEATKRRNTVLQRMAELGDVSQAEADKAKETPLGLKVSKPKNGCITAVKGASFFCRYVEKVFLSDPVFGKNREARAKVWNQGGLTITTTLDPQAQESVQASLKDHVNQTDKVAAAATLVEPGTGKILGMGQSKPFGYGKNETELNYSVDSAYGGSNFGFPTGSTFKPFVAAAALEEGRPPTQEYPAPYEMPYPKTVRGCEKPWVNDGGYKLENENESEVGPYRLEDAMAKSVNTYFVQMIEDIGMCPVVNITDKLHVRQGNGDKIPEVPSSMTLGSTGISPLTMASAYAAFASRGMYCTPIAIESITQKVGGQQKSLEVPKSTCSRAMSEKTADTINTLLRGVVDSGTGQEAGLTDRQSAGKTGTTDERRNAWFVGYTPNLSGAVWVGSATQKVKMRNIYIGGQYHDLVFGGRVPGPIWRDAMAGALEGKPVDSFNIVDIPRGDPRDRGDGDGDEDGNGNGNGDNDGDNGDNVIGGLVNGGNTGGTDGGAFPTPTFSIPEGWWQGQSNGNGNGGRD; this is encoded by the coding sequence ATGCCAAAGAAGCGCTCAGGCGGTGGTCTGTCGCCCACGCAGCAGGCGGCCAAGTTCCTCGGTGTCAGTGTGCTCGCGGGAGCCGTGCTGGCCGGCATCGCACTGCCCGCCGTCGGCGCGCTGGGGCTTGCCGCCAAGGGATCGGTCGAGAGTTTCGACGAACTCCCGGCCAACCTCAAGACGCCGCCGCTGAGTCAGCGCACCACGATCCTGGACGCCAAGGGCGGCACGATCGCCACGGTCTACTCGCGCGACCGTACGGTGGTCGACCTCAAGGACATCTCGCCGTACATGCAGAAGGCGATCGTCGCCATCGAGGACGCCCGCTTCTACCAGCACGGCGCGGTCGACCTGAAGGGCGTCCTGCGTGCCCTCAACCGCAACGCCCAGAGCGGCGGCGTCAGCGAGGGCGCGTCCACCCTCACCCAGCAGTACGTGAAGAACGTCTTCGTCGAGGAGGCCGGCGACGACGCGACGAAGGTCGCGCAGGCCACCCAGCAGACCATCGGCCGCAAGATCAAGGAGCTGAAGTACGCGATCCAGGTCGAGGAGGAGCTCGGCAAGAAGAAGATCCTCGAGAACTACCTGAACATCACGTTCTTCGGCCAGCAGGCGTACGGCGTCGAGGCCGCCGCCCAGCGCTACTTCTCCAAGTCCGCCAAGGACCTCAAGCTCCAGGAAGCGGCGCTGCTCGCCGGCATCGTCCAGTCGCCCAGCCGCTACGACCCGGTCAACGACGAGGCCGAGGCCACCAAGCGGCGCAACACCGTGCTGCAGCGCATGGCCGAGCTCGGCGACGTCTCCCAGGCGGAGGCCGACAAGGCCAAGGAGACCCCGCTCGGCCTGAAGGTCAGCAAGCCCAAGAACGGCTGCATCACCGCGGTCAAGGGCGCCAGCTTCTTCTGCAGGTACGTCGAGAAGGTCTTCCTCAGCGACCCGGTCTTCGGCAAGAACCGCGAGGCCCGCGCCAAGGTCTGGAACCAGGGCGGCCTGACCATCACGACCACCCTCGACCCCCAGGCCCAGGAGTCGGTCCAGGCCTCGCTCAAGGACCACGTCAACCAGACGGACAAGGTCGCGGCCGCGGCCACCCTGGTCGAGCCCGGCACCGGCAAGATCCTCGGCATGGGCCAGTCGAAGCCGTTCGGCTACGGCAAGAACGAGACCGAGCTCAACTACTCGGTCGACTCGGCGTACGGCGGCTCCAACTTCGGCTTCCCGACCGGTTCGACGTTCAAGCCGTTCGTGGCGGCGGCCGCGCTGGAGGAGGGGCGGCCCCCGACGCAGGAGTACCCCGCCCCGTACGAGATGCCGTACCCGAAGACGGTGCGGGGCTGCGAGAAGCCCTGGGTCAACGACGGCGGCTACAAGCTGGAGAACGAGAACGAGTCCGAGGTCGGCCCCTACCGGCTCGAGGACGCCATGGCCAAGTCGGTCAACACGTACTTCGTGCAGATGATCGAGGACATCGGCATGTGCCCGGTGGTCAACATCACCGACAAGCTGCACGTCCGGCAGGGCAACGGCGACAAGATCCCCGAGGTGCCGTCGTCGATGACGCTCGGCTCGACCGGTATCTCGCCGCTCACCATGGCGAGCGCGTACGCGGCCTTCGCCTCCCGCGGTATGTACTGCACCCCGATCGCCATCGAGTCGATCACGCAGAAGGTCGGCGGCCAGCAGAAGTCCCTGGAGGTGCCCAAGTCGACCTGCTCGCGCGCGATGTCCGAGAAGACCGCGGACACCATCAACACCCTGCTGCGCGGTGTCGTCGACTCCGGTACGGGCCAGGAGGCCGGTCTCACCGACCGCCAGAGCGCCGGTAAGACGGGTACGACGGACGAGCGCCGCAACGCCTGGTTCGTCGGCTACACGCCGAACCTCTCCGGCGCCGTCTGGGTCGGCAGCGCCACCCAGAAGGTCAAGATGCGCAACATCTACATCGGCGGCCAGTACCACGACCTGGTCTTCGGTGGCCGGGTCCCCGGCCCGATCTGGCGGGACGCCATGGCCGGCGCCCTGGAGGGCAAGCCCGTGGACAGCTTCAACATCGTCGACATCCCGCGGGGTGACCCCCGGGACCGCGGTGACGGAGACGGCGACGAGGACGGCAACGGGAACGGGAACGGCGACAACGACGGGGACAACGGCGACAACGTCATCGGCGGCCTGGTCAACGGCGGCAACACCGGCGGCACGGACGGCGGCGCCTTCCCGACACCGACCTTCTCGATCCCGGAGGGCTGGTGGCAGGGCCAGAGCAACGGCAACGGCAACGGGGGCCGCGACTGA
- a CDS encoding GatB/YqeY domain-containing protein — translation MTTLKSKLQEDLNAAIKERDELRSSTLRLTLAAITKEEVAGKEKRELSDDEVQKVITREAKKRREAADAFAQGGRAESAEREKAEGEVLAAYLPKQLSDDELNQIVTQAVEEAKAAGAEGPRAMGAVMKIVNPKVAGQAEGGRVAAAVKKLLAG, via the coding sequence ATGACCACGCTCAAGTCGAAGCTGCAGGAAGACCTCAACGCCGCGATCAAGGAGCGCGACGAGCTCCGCTCCTCGACGCTCCGGCTGACGCTCGCCGCGATCACCAAGGAGGAGGTCGCGGGCAAGGAGAAGCGCGAGCTCTCCGACGACGAGGTGCAGAAGGTGATCACCCGCGAGGCGAAGAAGCGTCGCGAGGCGGCCGACGCCTTCGCGCAGGGTGGTCGTGCCGAGTCCGCCGAGCGGGAGAAGGCGGAGGGAGAGGTCCTCGCCGCGTACCTGCCGAAGCAGCTCAGCGACGACGAGCTGAACCAGATCGTCACCCAGGCCGTGGAAGAGGCCAAGGCGGCCGGGGCCGAGGGCCCGCGCGCCATGGGCGCCGTCATGAAGATCGTGAACCCGAAGGTCGCGGGCCAGGCGGAGGGCGGCCGCGTGGCGGCGGCGGTCAAGAAGCTGCTGGCCGGCTGA
- a CDS encoding metallophosphoesterase, with the protein MRARYGVPLGITAVGAAGLLYSAGFEARSFRLRRVTIPVLPAGMRPLRVLQVSDIHMVGGQRKKQRWLRSLAGLRPDFVINTGDNLSDPEGVPEVLDALGPLMEFPGAYIFGSNDYYGPKPRNPARYLLEKVQGRHGLNGNPPVVGAIHNPWEDLRDGFDAAGWLNLTNTRGTLKVEGVSVELTGLDDPHIKRDRYEQVAGGPSGAADFAMGVVHAPYLRVLDAYTADDYPLILAGHTHGGQVCIPFYGALVTNCDLDTDRVKGLSTHTAEGRTAYLHVSAGCGANRYTPFRFACPPEATLLTLVGRE; encoded by the coding sequence ATGCGCGCGCGATACGGAGTACCCCTGGGAATCACGGCGGTTGGCGCCGCCGGTCTGCTGTACTCGGCGGGTTTCGAGGCCCGTTCCTTCCGCCTGCGACGGGTGACGATCCCCGTCCTGCCCGCCGGCATGCGTCCACTGCGGGTGCTCCAGGTCTCCGACATCCACATGGTCGGCGGCCAGCGCAAGAAGCAGCGCTGGCTGCGCTCGCTGGCAGGCCTGCGCCCCGACTTCGTGATCAACACGGGCGACAACCTCTCCGACCCGGAGGGCGTGCCGGAGGTCCTGGACGCGCTGGGCCCGCTGATGGAGTTCCCGGGCGCGTACATCTTCGGCTCGAACGACTACTACGGCCCGAAGCCGCGCAACCCCGCCCGCTATCTGCTGGAGAAGGTCCAGGGCCGCCACGGCCTGAACGGCAACCCGCCCGTCGTCGGCGCGATCCACAACCCGTGGGAGGACCTGCGCGACGGCTTCGACGCCGCGGGCTGGCTCAACCTGACGAACACGCGGGGGACGCTCAAGGTCGAGGGCGTGTCCGTGGAGCTCACCGGCCTGGACGACCCGCACATCAAGAGGGACCGCTACGAGCAGGTGGCCGGTGGCCCGTCGGGCGCGGCCGACTTCGCGATGGGCGTGGTGCACGCGCCGTACCTGCGGGTGCTGGACGCGTACACGGCCGACGACTACCCCCTGATCCTGGCCGGCCACACCCACGGCGGCCAGGTCTGCATCCCCTTCTACGGCGCCCTGGTCACCAACTGCGACCTGGACACGGACCGCGTGAAGGGGCTGTCGACGCATACGGCGGAGGGTCGTACGGCGTATCTGCACGTCTCGGCGGGGTGCGGTGCGAACCGCTATACGCCGTTCCGCTTCGCTTGTCCGCCGGAGGCGACGTTGTTGACGTTGGTGGGGCGGGAGTAG
- a CDS encoding Pr6Pr family membrane protein, which yields MTAPIPRDMPDLPAIPGMPALLPSHVPATAVMPPVRRPVAAAYRLLIALAAAAAVTVELTLGSPLRTLSHFAIQANVLLALVFALAARRAWSARRPLPSALTGATLLYALVTGLVYHLLLANPSSSFTLPGVLTGEATDPTGWHAFTTQVLHTVTPLAALLDWLLLTAPGNLHLRQATTWLVYPLTYLAFTLIRGELLVPGTPAGYLYPFLDVGRHGYRSVLANALLIGLAIYALAILLVALDHTRPNPLRHRLRHRAKTGFRLQPPVG from the coding sequence ATGACCGCCCCGATACCCAGGGACATGCCGGACCTCCCCGCGATACCGGGCATGCCCGCGCTGCTGCCCTCCCACGTCCCCGCCACGGCGGTGATGCCCCCCGTACGCCGCCCCGTGGCCGCCGCGTACCGCCTGCTGATCGCCCTGGCCGCGGCCGCGGCGGTCACCGTGGAACTTACCCTCGGCAGCCCCCTGCGCACCCTGAGCCACTTCGCGATCCAGGCCAACGTCCTGCTGGCCCTGGTCTTCGCCCTGGCGGCCCGCCGCGCCTGGAGTGCCCGCCGCCCGCTCCCGTCCGCACTGACGGGCGCCACGCTGCTCTACGCCCTGGTCACGGGCCTGGTCTACCACCTGCTCCTGGCGAACCCGTCGAGCTCTTTCACGCTGCCCGGCGTCCTGACGGGCGAGGCCACCGACCCGACGGGCTGGCACGCGTTCACGACCCAGGTCCTGCACACGGTGACGCCCCTCGCGGCCCTGCTGGACTGGCTGCTTCTGACGGCCCCCGGCAACCTGCACCTGCGCCAGGCAACGACCTGGCTGGTCTACCCCCTCACCTACCTGGCGTTCACCCTCATCCGAGGCGAGCTCCTCGTCCCCGGCACGCCGGCCGGTTACCTCTACCCGTTCCTCGACGTGGGACGGCACGGCTACCGGAGCGTCCTGGCCAACGCCCTCCTCATCGGCCTCGCCATCTACGCCCTGGCCATCCTCCTAGTGGCCCTCGACCACACCCGCCCCAACCCCCTCCGCCACCGCCTCCGTCACCGCGCGAAAACCGGATTTCGTCTCCAGCCACCGGTGGGCTAG